The genome window CCACATCTGCGATCACGGTTGGCTCAAGGAAGTATCCACCAGCCTCGGTCGGCACAGCATTACCGCCGGAGACCAGTCGTCCTTCACTCTTGCCCTGTTCGATATATCCCAGGATGCTTTTCAGTGCGCTCTCATTCACGACCGGGCCGAGACTGTGATTCTCAACCGGATCGCCCACGGTCAGCCTGGAGACACGCTCGCGCACCTTCTCGACAAACTCGTCATAGATCGAGGCTTCGACAATCGCCCGTGAGCAGGCCGAGCACTTCTGGCCGCTGAAGCCAAAGGCCGCCGCGACAACTCCGTCTGCGGCGACATCCACATCCGCATCGGCGCACACAAGGATCGAGTCCTTGCCGCCCATCTCCAGCACCGTTCGCTTGATCCAGATCTGGCCGGTCTGTGTCTTCGCGGCCAACTCATGAATATCCAATCCAACTGGCTTCGAGCCGGTAAAAGCGATAAAGCGAGTCTTGGGGTGAGCGACGATGGCATTGCCGAAAGTAGCACCCGACCCTGGGCAGAAGTTAACCACGCCTGCGGGCAGACCAGCTTCTTCCAGCACATCCATGAACAGCGCCGCGATGGTCGGCGAATCGCTCGACGGCTTCAGAACTACGGTATTACCGGTCACAATGGCCGCTGCCGTCATACCCGCCATGATGGCGAATGGGAAGTTCCACGGTGGAATCACTGCTCCTACGCCTAGAGGAATGTACAGCAGGCGATTGTGTTCGCCGGGGAATTGAATCGGCGTAGTGGACTTGGCCAGCCGCAGTGCTTCGCGTGCATAGAACTCAAGGAAGTCGATGGTCTCAGCCGTATCGGCATCTGCCTCGGCCCAGTTTTTGCCGACCTCATAGGTGAGCCACGCCGAGAACTCGAACTTGCGCAGGCGGATAATCTCTGCCGCACGCAGCAGCAGCGATGCGCGGACATCCACGCTTACGCGGCTCCACGAATTGAACGCGCGAAGTGCCGCTTCCATTGCTTCCTGTGCATGTTCCGCGCCAGCCTTTTGATGAACGCCAACGATCTGCGCCGGACGGGAAGGGTTCAGCGAAGTGATCTTGCCCTTGGTCTTTTCGCGATGGCCTCCGATAACCAGGTCATACTCCTGACCAAGACGGGTGGCCACATCGGCGAGTGCCTGGCGCATGGCGCGGGCATTTTCCGGCTCGGCAAAGTCAACTAAGGATTCGTTCTCAAACTCGCCAACTGGCAAGCGCAGCGTGATATTCGGCAGCGTCGTAAAAGTCATAACTACTCAAGTCTAGCTGAGGAACCACACCCGTTGCATCTTGCATAAAAAGATCATTTACATCTTGATATGAATACTTGACACGAATATAGGACCAATTTAGTCTTCGTTTAGCGAAGTATCCGACACATTTAGTCCTCATTCTGGAACTGGCGTTTGGACGACTCTTTTTGATGCAGTTGCTTACGAGAGCACTGCGATGTAGAGAATTTCGCTGAGGCTCTTTTGTGGAGTGGAAGTGTATGCGTTTTGTTCGACTTACTGGATACTGCCTGCTGGTTCTGGGAGCTGTTTTATCCCTCGGAAATGTGCTGCACGCCCAGGAAAAACCCTATTTCGTCACCTACTCCACCGATCTGGAAGAGCCAGGCAATCTTGAAGTCGCTCTCAAAGGGCTGACCGCCCCGCCGAAAGATGCGAATGCTTTTGTCAGCCCGACAATCGAGCTCGAATACGGCGCGACCGCGTGGTGGACGACTGAGGTTTACGCGCAGGGGCAGGCTACCGTGAACGACTCGACTGTCTTCACCGGTTTTCGCTGGGAGAATCGTTTTCGCCCGCTGCCCCGCGAATACTTCGTCACCCCGGCTGTTTACGTAGAGTACGAATCGGTCAGCAATGCGGACAAAAGCATTCTTGAAATTACGGGGCACGATGGCATCTCGCGCTTCCAGGTCAATAATGGGCAAACCCACGGCATTGTGGAGCACTCGATCGAGGGCAAGCTAATTCTGTCGAGCAATTTCAAGGGTTGGAATATTTCCGAGAACATGATAGCTGAAAAGAACATGTCCAATGAGCCGTGGGAGTTTGGCTATGCACTTGGTGCGGCGCGTTCGCTTGCTTCGGCTGGCAGCGCAAGGCGATGCTATCTTTGCCGCCAGAATTTTGATGCCGGTGCGGAACTCTACGGAGGACTTGGCGACCGCTATAGCTTCGGTCTCAAGCAGA of Acidicapsa ligni contains these proteins:
- the pruA gene encoding L-glutamate gamma-semialdehyde dehydrogenase; the protein is MTFTTLPNITLRLPVGEFENESLVDFAEPENARAMRQALADVATRLGQEYDLVIGGHREKTKGKITSLNPSRPAQIVGVHQKAGAEHAQEAMEAALRAFNSWSRVSVDVRASLLLRAAEIIRLRKFEFSAWLTYEVGKNWAEADADTAETIDFLEFYAREALRLAKSTTPIQFPGEHNRLLYIPLGVGAVIPPWNFPFAIMAGMTAAAIVTGNTVVLKPSSDSPTIAALFMDVLEEAGLPAGVVNFCPGSGATFGNAIVAHPKTRFIAFTGSKPVGLDIHELAAKTQTGQIWIKRTVLEMGGKDSILVCADADVDVAADGVVAAAFGFSGQKCSACSRAIVEASIYDEFVEKVRERVSRLTVGDPVENHSLGPVVNESALKSILGYIEQGKSEGRLVSGGNAVPTEAGGYFLEPTVIADVDADAVISQEEIFGPVLAIIKVDSYEEGLAVANNTEFGLTGSIYTNDRDRLNHAAEEFHVGNLYLNRKCTGAMVGAHPFGGFNMSGTDSKAGGPDYLLLFTQAKSVAEKL